A stretch of the Vibrio gazogenes genome encodes the following:
- a CDS encoding transglutaminase-like cysteine peptidase, which produces MKRWLTVISMLFILMVSSLQALDTTEQKWVNAVTRVYGERAGKRVAAWRNALAEYKPLSTQEKLEKVNAFFNQLYFVSDIKLWGKQDYWATPLEFLGANAGDCEDFTIAKYFSLREIGVPDSKLRLVYVKAIKLNQFHMVLAYYKTPDAEPLILDNLIPQIKPAGRRTDLLPIYSFNARNLWLMKSKNSQLAGDSSRLSLWNDLRDRERELILNKPIVSYDG; this is translated from the coding sequence ATGAAACGCTGGCTGACAGTCATCTCAATGCTATTCATACTGATGGTATCGTCATTACAGGCCCTTGATACCACGGAACAGAAGTGGGTAAACGCTGTCACCCGAGTTTACGGTGAGCGTGCTGGTAAACGAGTCGCAGCTTGGCGAAATGCTCTGGCCGAATATAAACCGCTCTCAACACAAGAAAAACTGGAAAAAGTGAATGCCTTTTTCAATCAGCTCTACTTTGTCAGCGATATAAAGTTATGGGGTAAGCAAGATTACTGGGCAACACCGCTGGAATTTCTGGGAGCCAATGCCGGTGATTGTGAAGATTTTACGATTGCCAAATATTTCTCTCTCAGAGAAATTGGCGTACCGGACAGCAAACTGAGATTAGTCTATGTTAAAGCCATTAAACTGAATCAGTTTCACATGGTTCTGGCCTATTACAAAACACCAGATGCAGAGCCTCTCATCCTCGATAATCTGATACCTCAAATCAAGCCAGCAGGGCGCAGAACCGATTTATTGCCGATCTACAGTTTCAATGCTCGGAATCTATGGCTGATGAAATCGAAAAATAGTCAGTTAGCGGGAGACTCATCTCGTCTGAGTCTGTGGAATGACTTAAGGGATCGGGAACGGGAACTCATTTTGAATAAACCGATAGTTAGCTACGATGGGTAG
- a CDS encoding ParB/RepB/Spo0J family partition protein, translated as MAMKTSELNAKLFGKADKRRATTPQEAQNAAKEKAHVIELAVAGKDLVTFELQRIPADRIATQTTVFERNAREQSFLNEHALSDILSTLQDRGQQYPAVGRRSTDGVIEVLDGSRRRMACILANQDFLVYVADGINEEHAKFLSDVANAHKPLSLYEKGKEMQAKLDSGEADDQKALAKMFQCSEALVSGALKAAALPLELLQAYPNVVELGRPTIVKLHKQYSVLDEEQRAQLLDKCRADGEFVWQKSEVQGVARLTKEVTETLEQWMASLAPKQKAASHKIELVKGRASYTRKGSQLVLNLKRVDDQLMDELFEFIQSKMN; from the coding sequence ATGGCAATGAAAACATCAGAATTAAACGCAAAACTGTTTGGTAAGGCCGATAAGCGCCGGGCAACAACCCCACAAGAGGCGCAAAACGCTGCAAAAGAAAAGGCTCATGTCATCGAATTAGCTGTGGCTGGTAAAGATTTAGTCACCTTTGAATTACAGCGTATACCAGCAGATCGTATTGCGACCCAAACGACCGTTTTTGAACGAAATGCCCGTGAACAGTCGTTTCTGAATGAACATGCATTGTCTGATATTTTGAGTACGCTGCAAGACCGGGGTCAACAGTATCCAGCCGTTGGACGACGTTCAACAGACGGTGTGATTGAAGTGCTTGATGGTAGCCGACGTCGAATGGCATGTATTCTGGCAAACCAGGATTTCCTCGTTTATGTGGCGGATGGCATCAATGAAGAACATGCCAAATTCTTGTCTGACGTGGCGAACGCGCACAAGCCGTTATCTCTTTACGAAAAAGGTAAAGAGATGCAGGCGAAACTGGATAGTGGTGAGGCGGATGATCAAAAAGCTTTAGCGAAGATGTTCCAATGCAGTGAAGCGCTTGTGAGTGGTGCTTTGAAAGCTGCCGCTTTGCCGCTTGAGTTACTTCAGGCTTACCCGAATGTTGTTGAGCTTGGTCGCCCGACGATCGTAAAACTTCATAAACAATATAGTGTGTTAGATGAGGAACAGCGGGCGCAACTCTTAGATAAATGCCGTGCCGATGGAGAATTTGTCTGGCAAAAAAGTGAGGTTCAAGGTGTTGCCCGATTGACCAAAGAAGTGACGGAAACACTGGAACAGTGGATGGCTTCACTTGCACCGAAGCAGAAAGCAGCCTCTCATAAAATCGAGTTAGTCAAAGGACGCGCAAGTTATACTCGTAAAGGTAGCCAGTTAGTGCTGAATCTAAAGCGGGTTGATGACCAGCTCATGGATGAATTATTTGAATTTATCCAGAGTAAGATGAACTAA
- a CDS encoding tRNA(Met) cytidine acetyltransferase TmcA, which translates to MMCAFSEVLSPLRSYLVQTFYRAGIVLRGTPEWIEGRLLQLKGHFDGRHIQLGGYPREGYEWFDIKSGRRLLGQECGLLLVDLSVEFDADSFNAALGTLQGGGILVVVDVPEWRENLNPAQQWLRRALAQLILVDERQPSVKVDFPPQPATRVDRFEQQEQAIASIIHVVEGHRKRPFVLTADRGRGKSSALGIAASVLMKRRSSIHILVTAPAFSSVDPIFSHLQRMLPEGQLQGKIFVYQQAKLQFIAPDELIYERPGCDLLLIDEAAAIPISMLTSLTHHYHRLVFSTTIHGYEGCGRGFTLKFLPWLKHNRPGLTHQTLSTPIRWAEGDPLEKWQYQTFLLDAELPAIEDVQEGPVQYRHLTRDELLNEPAMFANLFSLLTHAHYQTTPNDLMGILSDSNITVFIAQRAHHLVGCILAIQEGSLSPDAVERIQRGQHRPKGHLVPISLVNQLGLSDAAGLSCCRVMRIAIHPALQGRGYGSALLSELTRQCPADYIATSFGATSALLQFWGNNDFHPVKIGSRRDQASGSYSIVMIFRNSYSWFESARKQFSYYFPHALKTELTRLEPDVVRQLLKMSVNLPITDIPVTLIRHYAQGGSNYESVAVWISLYLSSLPSEYIDMIDDLLIEKILQNQAWSTITAHSSVTGRKQIEQRVRDNLSSIIASLQCKSES; encoded by the coding sequence ATGATGTGTGCTTTTTCTGAGGTTCTTTCCCCATTACGGTCTTATTTGGTACAAACCTTCTACCGTGCCGGTATTGTGTTGAGAGGGACACCAGAATGGATTGAAGGCCGATTATTGCAGTTGAAAGGCCATTTTGATGGTCGGCATATACAGCTTGGCGGTTATCCCAGAGAAGGATATGAATGGTTTGATATCAAGTCTGGTCGTCGCTTACTGGGGCAGGAATGTGGGCTGTTATTGGTTGATTTATCGGTTGAATTCGATGCCGACAGTTTTAATGCCGCGCTTGGTACGCTGCAAGGTGGCGGGATTTTGGTGGTGGTTGATGTCCCTGAGTGGCGTGAGAATTTAAATCCGGCCCAACAATGGTTACGGCGTGCTCTGGCGCAACTGATATTGGTGGATGAGCGACAACCGTCTGTTAAAGTCGATTTTCCACCACAACCAGCGACGCGAGTTGATCGGTTTGAGCAACAGGAACAAGCGATTGCGTCAATTATTCATGTCGTCGAAGGGCATCGGAAACGTCCCTTCGTATTGACTGCGGATCGTGGTCGGGGGAAAAGCAGTGCGCTGGGCATCGCTGCATCCGTATTAATGAAGCGTCGTTCATCCATTCATATTCTTGTTACTGCACCTGCTTTTTCGTCGGTTGATCCGATTTTCAGCCATCTGCAGCGAATGCTGCCAGAAGGTCAACTACAAGGAAAAATATTCGTTTATCAGCAAGCCAAACTCCAGTTCATCGCACCGGATGAACTTATTTATGAACGTCCGGGCTGTGATCTCCTGTTGATTGATGAAGCCGCTGCGATACCGATATCGATGCTCACGTCTTTAACCCATCACTATCATCGTCTCGTGTTTTCGACCACGATTCATGGCTACGAAGGATGTGGCAGAGGATTCACGCTCAAATTTTTACCGTGGTTAAAACACAACAGACCCGGTTTAACTCATCAGACTTTATCAACACCGATCCGCTGGGCTGAAGGCGATCCACTAGAAAAGTGGCAGTATCAGACATTTTTGCTTGATGCTGAGTTACCTGCCATTGAGGATGTACAAGAAGGCCCGGTTCAGTATCGTCATCTGACACGTGACGAATTGCTGAATGAGCCGGCGATGTTTGCCAATCTCTTTTCTTTATTAACGCATGCCCATTATCAAACCACACCGAATGATTTAATGGGGATTCTTTCTGATTCGAATATCACCGTCTTTATTGCGCAGAGAGCACATCATCTGGTGGGATGCATTCTTGCAATCCAGGAAGGATCGTTATCGCCAGATGCAGTTGAAAGGATTCAACGTGGGCAACATCGTCCGAAAGGACATCTTGTGCCGATATCTCTGGTAAACCAACTCGGATTATCTGATGCAGCGGGTTTGTCTTGCTGCCGAGTGATGCGTATTGCCATCCATCCGGCTTTGCAAGGTCGAGGATATGGATCGGCACTACTTTCCGAATTGACTCGTCAATGCCCAGCTGACTATATCGCTACCAGCTTTGGTGCGACTTCAGCGCTCCTCCAGTTTTGGGGAAACAATGATTTTCATCCAGTGAAAATCGGTTCGCGTAGAGATCAGGCGAGTGGTAGTTATTCTATCGTGATGATTTTCCGTAATTCGTATTCGTGGTTTGAGTCTGCGAGAAAACAATTTTCATACTATTTTCCACATGCCTTAAAAACAGAACTGACGCGGTTAGAGCCTGATGTTGTTCGGCAGTTGCTAAAGATGAGCGTCAATTTACCGATAACAGATATACCCGTCACATTGATTCGACATTATGCTCAGGGCGGCTCTAATTATGAGAGTGTCGCGGTATGGATATCTCTCTATCTCTCATCTCTTCCATCTGAGTATATCGACATGATTGACGACCTATTGATTGAGAAAATATTACAGAATCAGGCGTGGTCAACGATCACTGCTCATTCTTCTGTTACAGGCAGGAAACAGATTGAGCAGAGAGTCCGAGACAATCTTTCATCGATTATCGCGAGTTTACAGTGTAAATCTGAGTCATAG
- a CDS encoding HlyD family type I secretion periplasmic adaptor subunit: protein MRKDSYSELSSEELEYVDDKTAALLLNTPNSARIMLWVMAAFFVIAIIWASFAEIDKVTVGSGKVIPSSQVQVIQNLEGGLVKKILVKEGQHVEKGQQLILLDKTRFLSDYREREQEVANLTANVVQLSTAIKSVQINEKFDETNWQKSVVVTYNHLKFPQSLVEKKAELVKRQKAQYTQSLDNLRNQLSVVDQQIKQKNQDLIELQARVANLEQSYKYVQKELQMTEPLAKEGVVPEIEILKLQRQVNDIRRDMTSGQLKIPLAKAALKEAMYSRIDTAQTFRSEQQDKLNQAQDKLSALTESAVGLEDRVNRTVVVSPVTGTVKTLNVNTVGGVIQPGMDIVEIVPSEDTLLVEAKIAPQDIAFLRPNLHAIVKFSAYNFSKYGGLEGTLEHISADTSQDEEGNSFYIVRVRTFSTTLHHDGDLPIIPGMTASVDIITGKRTVMEYLLQPILGAQENALKE, encoded by the coding sequence ATGCGTAAAGACAGCTACAGTGAACTTTCATCAGAAGAACTGGAATATGTTGACGATAAAACTGCGGCACTTCTGCTGAATACCCCAAATAGTGCTCGGATTATGCTATGGGTTATGGCTGCTTTTTTCGTTATCGCAATCATTTGGGCATCTTTCGCTGAAATCGATAAAGTCACGGTTGGAAGTGGGAAAGTCATCCCCTCTTCCCAAGTTCAAGTCATCCAAAACTTAGAAGGCGGACTCGTCAAAAAAATTCTGGTCAAAGAGGGTCAGCACGTCGAAAAAGGCCAACAACTGATCCTCCTTGATAAAACCCGCTTCTTATCCGATTACCGAGAGCGGGAACAGGAAGTTGCCAACTTAACAGCAAACGTCGTTCAACTGTCCACAGCGATTAAAAGTGTGCAAATTAATGAAAAGTTCGACGAAACCAACTGGCAGAAAAGTGTTGTCGTAACCTACAATCATTTGAAATTCCCTCAATCCTTGGTCGAAAAAAAGGCCGAATTAGTCAAACGACAAAAAGCACAGTACACACAGTCACTGGATAATTTGAGAAACCAGCTTTCGGTAGTCGATCAGCAAATCAAACAAAAAAATCAGGATTTGATTGAATTACAAGCCAGAGTCGCGAATTTGGAGCAAAGTTATAAGTATGTTCAAAAAGAACTACAGATGACTGAACCGCTGGCAAAAGAAGGTGTGGTGCCAGAAATCGAGATCTTAAAATTACAGCGGCAAGTGAATGATATCCGCCGGGACATGACATCTGGTCAGTTAAAAATTCCACTGGCAAAAGCAGCACTCAAAGAAGCGATGTATAGCCGTATCGATACCGCCCAAACCTTCCGTTCCGAACAGCAAGACAAGTTAAATCAGGCTCAGGATAAGTTATCTGCGCTCACCGAGTCAGCCGTCGGGCTGGAAGACCGAGTCAACCGGACAGTGGTTGTTTCTCCAGTCACTGGCACGGTCAAAACGCTCAATGTCAATACCGTGGGTGGTGTGATTCAACCGGGGATGGATATCGTTGAAATTGTCCCCTCGGAAGACACCTTACTCGTTGAAGCAAAAATTGCCCCCCAAGACATTGCTTTCCTCCGTCCGAATTTACATGCTATCGTCAAATTTAGTGCCTATAACTTTAGTAAATATGGCGGATTGGAAGGCACACTTGAGCATATCAGTGCCGATACCTCTCAGGATGAAGAGGGCAACAGTTTCTACATTGTTCGGGTCAGGACGTTTTCCACCACATTGCATCATGATGGAGACCTCCCCATTATCCCGGGAATGACAGCATCAGTAGATATCATCACCGGGAAAAGAACCGTGATGGAGTATCTTTTACAGCCGATACTTGGTGCACAGGAAAACGCACTGAAAGAATAA
- a CDS encoding EAL domain-containing protein: protein MTLYKQIVMGMIALFILLISSVFIIEFNTTRSNLEQQQRSEVSNTINTVGLALAPYLEDKDTVSAESVINALFDGSTYSLVKLTFFDNRPAIVRTYPITPNGVPKWFTHFGLFKPINESRVVTSGWMQLAKVEIVSHPGEAYRQLWDALIRLSIVFGCVFLFGLIAISLIIKQSLRPLHAIVIKMEQVARSQFGKPLPPPMTKDLVHVVDGINQMSSQIEKAFMAQAREAQQLRDRAYLDPVSKLGNRSYFMNQLENWLSEGGYGAVAMLQATFIEESYDVQGYESGDMQVKTLAERLKMSVNAPGTILARLSSNEFAFLFPHAEDDEIQTIAEDIINCVSDMTPDPTGLVSPEAYLGLVLNKSKTTTSSILSLLDNALASAKADRTKPYGYINSDESRLVMGKQQWKTLVDQAMKEGLIRFRFQAACDQNGKELHKEVFSSIEKDGQRYSATQYLFALEQLNVSHIFDEYVIQQMFDKLAQDENGKDIMAVNISGNSISDPSFIRWISQLLTQNLSVAKRFHFEIPEACFIENANYTALFCHAIRDAGADFGVDHYGRNFQTLDYLNEFRPHYVKLDYLFTHNLKDEKQTYTLASISRAAHNLDITTVASRIETQEQLDFLAEHFIDVFQGFIVDK from the coding sequence ATGACTCTTTACAAGCAAATCGTTATGGGAATGATTGCGCTGTTTATTTTGCTGATTAGTTCTGTATTTATTATTGAATTTAATACGACACGCAGCAATCTTGAACAACAGCAACGTTCAGAAGTCAGCAACACCATCAATACTGTAGGGCTGGCACTGGCACCGTATTTGGAAGATAAAGACACGGTTTCAGCCGAGTCGGTTATCAATGCACTATTTGATGGCAGCACATATTCGCTGGTCAAATTAACCTTTTTCGATAATCGGCCAGCAATTGTACGCACTTATCCCATTACACCAAACGGTGTCCCGAAATGGTTTACTCACTTTGGCTTATTTAAACCAATCAATGAAAGCCGTGTGGTCACCAGTGGCTGGATGCAGCTCGCCAAGGTAGAAATTGTCAGCCATCCAGGCGAAGCATATCGGCAACTATGGGATGCCCTTATCCGACTGAGCATTGTTTTCGGCTGTGTTTTCCTATTCGGACTGATTGCAATTTCGCTGATTATCAAACAATCTCTGCGACCACTTCATGCGATAGTGATAAAAATGGAGCAGGTTGCGCGTAGCCAGTTTGGCAAGCCATTACCCCCACCAATGACCAAAGACCTCGTCCATGTCGTTGATGGGATCAACCAGATGTCTTCTCAGATTGAAAAGGCTTTCATGGCGCAGGCAAGAGAAGCGCAACAACTACGCGATCGGGCTTATCTCGATCCTGTCTCAAAACTGGGTAATCGTTCTTACTTTATGAATCAGTTGGAAAACTGGTTAAGTGAAGGCGGATACGGTGCTGTTGCGATGCTTCAGGCAACCTTCATCGAAGAAAGCTATGATGTTCAGGGTTATGAGAGCGGAGACATGCAAGTAAAAACACTGGCAGAACGTCTCAAAATGTCTGTGAATGCGCCGGGAACGATCCTTGCGCGCTTATCAAGTAATGAATTCGCCTTTCTCTTCCCTCATGCTGAGGATGATGAAATTCAGACCATTGCAGAAGATATTATAAACTGCGTCTCTGACATGACACCGGATCCGACGGGGCTTGTCTCTCCGGAAGCTTATCTCGGATTAGTACTGAATAAATCGAAAACCACAACCTCCAGCATTCTATCATTGCTGGATAATGCTTTGGCATCCGCAAAAGCGGATCGGACGAAGCCATATGGCTATATCAACAGTGACGAAAGTCGCTTAGTGATGGGTAAACAGCAGTGGAAAACACTGGTTGATCAAGCAATGAAAGAGGGGTTGATTCGTTTCCGCTTTCAGGCTGCATGTGACCAAAATGGGAAGGAACTACATAAAGAGGTGTTCTCCTCAATTGAAAAAGACGGTCAACGATACAGTGCAACGCAATATCTGTTTGCGCTGGAACAGCTTAATGTCAGCCATATTTTCGATGAGTATGTGATTCAGCAGATGTTCGACAAATTAGCTCAGGACGAAAACGGTAAGGATATTATGGCGGTCAATATCTCAGGCAACAGTATTTCAGACCCGAGTTTTATTCGCTGGATATCTCAGTTACTGACACAGAATCTATCGGTCGCGAAACGATTCCATTTTGAAATTCCGGAAGCCTGTTTCATCGAAAATGCTAACTATACAGCACTATTCTGTCATGCCATTCGGGATGCAGGTGCGGACTTTGGTGTTGATCACTATGGTCGAAATTTCCAAACGCTGGATTACCTCAATGAATTCAGACCACATTACGTGAAACTGGACTATTTATTCACGCATAATCTGAAAGACGAGAAACAGACATATACACTTGCGTCTATATCAAGAGCCGCGCATAACCTAGACATTACAACAGTAGCGTCAAGGATAGAAACACAAGAGCAGCTAGACTTTCTGGCTGAACACTTTATTGATGTATTCCAAGGCTTTATTGTTGATAAGTGA
- a CDS encoding type I secretion system permease/ATPase: MQDTLLNSLIYISRYYGLANSPEALVNGLPLSDGRLTPFLFPRAAERAGLVAKENRAKLSDIPRLIFPVVLLLKGGESCVLLSIHEEQQEAEVVTESSGMVPVSYSLQDLEERYIGRYFMVKKQFSYDERSPEVLKTNQGHWFWSTIWQSKKIYRDVLIASLLINAFAIAAPMFSRLVYDKVVPNLAFETLWVLSSGIICIFLFDITLKMLRSYFIDVAGKKSDILISSKLYSKVLGIRMENRPPSVGAFARHLQEFESIREFFTSATISSLIDLPFAFLFLFLIWLMSGPLVIVPIVGVVILACYSYLIQSKLKVAIEEGSRLASQKYANLIESLSGLETVKLFGAQSQFQYRWEEAVAHMANWNIKSRKITNGIQNAAGFVQQVSNIGMIIVGVYLISEGDLTMGGMIAATMLSSRAIAPMIQLSLLSTRYTQAKSAFSLIEGIMAMPEEQEEGKRYIHRPIFKGKIELDNVTFHYPGSATASIRDVSITINPGEKVAIIGRVGSGKTTLERLIMGLYKPTEGHIRIDDTNISQLHHIDIRRNIGCTPQDSLLFFGTIRENITLGRPLVDDRDVLDAANRAGVTMFTQQDAAGMERQVGEGGQLLSGGQKQAVAIARALLGRPPVLLMDEPTSAMDNRSEMHVKHQLKQLTPNETLILITHKTSMLDIVDRIIVMEKGYVIADGSKEEVLNNLRQGNVRAV, encoded by the coding sequence ATGCAAGATACATTACTCAATTCGCTGATTTATATCAGTCGGTATTATGGCTTAGCCAACTCTCCGGAAGCGCTGGTGAATGGATTACCGTTATCAGACGGGAGACTCACCCCATTCTTGTTCCCCCGGGCAGCAGAAAGGGCGGGGTTGGTTGCCAAAGAAAATCGCGCGAAATTGAGCGATATACCCCGACTGATATTCCCGGTAGTGCTCTTACTGAAAGGTGGCGAGTCATGTGTACTACTCAGCATTCATGAAGAGCAACAAGAAGCTGAAGTTGTCACAGAGTCATCCGGTATGGTGCCCGTTTCCTATTCTCTTCAGGATCTGGAAGAACGCTATATCGGCCGCTATTTTATGGTCAAAAAGCAGTTCAGTTATGATGAGCGATCCCCGGAAGTCTTAAAAACCAATCAAGGCCACTGGTTTTGGAGTACCATTTGGCAATCGAAAAAAATTTACCGTGATGTACTGATCGCGTCACTGCTCATCAATGCTTTCGCGATTGCCGCGCCAATGTTTTCCCGCCTAGTGTATGACAAAGTCGTACCGAATCTAGCATTTGAAACTCTCTGGGTGCTCTCCAGCGGTATCATCTGTATTTTTCTGTTTGATATCACCTTAAAAATGCTCAGAAGCTATTTCATTGATGTCGCAGGGAAAAAATCAGACATCCTGATTTCTTCAAAACTCTACAGCAAGGTGCTGGGCATCCGTATGGAAAATCGTCCCCCTTCTGTCGGAGCATTTGCCAGACACCTGCAAGAATTCGAGTCGATTCGGGAGTTTTTCACGTCTGCTACGATTTCGTCACTGATTGATTTACCATTTGCCTTCTTATTTCTTTTCCTCATCTGGCTAATGTCTGGGCCGCTCGTCATCGTTCCGATTGTCGGAGTGGTAATATTGGCATGTTACTCTTACCTGATTCAGTCCAAGCTCAAGGTCGCAATTGAAGAAGGCTCCCGGCTCGCGTCTCAGAAATACGCCAATCTGATTGAAAGCCTTTCCGGTTTAGAAACCGTCAAATTATTCGGTGCACAAAGTCAATTCCAATACCGTTGGGAAGAAGCCGTTGCACACATGGCAAATTGGAACATTAAAAGCAGAAAAATAACCAATGGTATTCAGAATGCTGCAGGCTTTGTCCAACAGGTGAGTAACATCGGGATGATCATTGTTGGTGTTTATTTGATTTCTGAAGGAGACTTGACCATGGGGGGCATGATTGCTGCCACGATGCTCAGCAGCAGAGCAATCGCGCCAATGATTCAGCTCTCTTTACTCTCGACTCGATATACGCAGGCCAAATCCGCTTTCTCCTTAATCGAAGGCATTATGGCGATGCCTGAAGAACAAGAGGAAGGGAAACGCTATATTCATCGCCCCATTTTTAAGGGCAAAATCGAGTTAGACAACGTGACTTTTCACTACCCAGGCTCTGCGACCGCATCGATTCGTGATGTCAGTATCACCATCAATCCCGGAGAAAAAGTCGCAATTATCGGTAGAGTGGGCTCAGGAAAAACTACATTAGAGCGCCTAATCATGGGGCTGTATAAACCCACAGAAGGCCACATTCGTATTGATGACACCAATATTTCTCAATTACATCACATTGATATTCGTAGAAATATTGGCTGTACGCCACAAGATAGTCTGCTATTTTTCGGGACGATTCGAGAAAATATTACACTAGGAAGACCATTAGTTGATGATCGAGACGTGCTCGATGCAGCAAATCGTGCGGGTGTGACGATGTTTACTCAACAAGACGCGGCCGGAATGGAACGGCAAGTCGGGGAAGGTGGGCAATTACTTTCAGGGGGGCAAAAACAGGCAGTCGCAATTGCCCGTGCCTTGTTAGGTCGTCCTCCCGTGCTATTAATGGATGAACCAACCAGTGCTATGGATAACCGCTCAGAAATGCATGTGAAGCATCAACTGAAGCAGTTAACTCCCAATGAAACACTGATTCTCATCACGCATAAAACATCAATGCTGGACATTGTCGATCGTATTATCGTGATGGAAAAAGGTTATGTGATTGCAGATGGCTCGAAAGAGGAAGTGCTAAACAATCTGCGTCAGGGAAACGTCCGAGCCGTTTAA
- a CDS encoding FapA family protein — protein MWKRILSITEDKKSVIANLKQIDTLSKKLSKSGIMEALTSLGASAFYLDQEVLERFINAANEGKGDAYKDTVVAKRLHAQVKVELAEQDMLASMIVTGAYGGRGLLGSDLVHALAQSRVTKGINKTALKKVLIVSKTLSPGEVFVQPIAQGKNPVNGVDTKFIPLVDDVNKRVLAPQQKENSSKLDMRNLGETITVGEGDEVMRRIPATKGTPGYTVQGTMIPAKPGNDSPMKEGKGTTFSAKDPNILVSTISGMPLIKERSIDVDNALCMQNINVGTGHVKFKGALIVAGNIESGMIVRATGSITVGGFIESADVQAQGDIQVGKGIIGHTTADDEKRTCTVKSGTTIKANYAQYSEIQAHDDIHLTVHSISNNIRCGQDLYVIDEKEKQGTLSGGMAKVGGKVICVNLGVEGDTATRVEAFGRYASYRERLEQYKEQYKQTQAQTMDIVRRELEFNKKPKEQRTEEGRAEIERLKQETSEQMVKEKEMLAVMEDEFEDMLRENTIEVKSKVFSHVIIQFGDERIVIKRAHGPSIFNFTQYEIKCRSLLDENDVVSEV, from the coding sequence ATGTGGAAGAGAATTTTATCTATCACAGAAGATAAAAAATCAGTCATCGCGAATCTGAAACAGATAGACACGCTGAGTAAGAAATTATCCAAAAGCGGAATCATGGAAGCTTTAACAAGTTTAGGCGCTTCTGCGTTCTATTTGGATCAGGAAGTATTGGAACGGTTTATCAATGCTGCTAACGAAGGCAAAGGCGATGCTTATAAGGATACTGTTGTTGCGAAGCGTCTTCATGCACAAGTGAAGGTTGAGTTAGCAGAACAAGACATGCTTGCGAGTATGATTGTGACTGGCGCGTATGGGGGCCGAGGATTGCTCGGTAGTGATTTAGTTCATGCTCTCGCTCAGTCAAGAGTCACCAAAGGTATCAATAAAACAGCACTGAAAAAAGTTTTGATCGTGAGCAAAACGCTCTCCCCCGGAGAGGTGTTTGTCCAACCTATCGCACAAGGGAAAAACCCGGTCAATGGGGTTGATACAAAATTTATTCCCTTAGTTGATGATGTGAACAAACGTGTATTGGCGCCACAGCAGAAGGAAAACTCGTCAAAACTCGATATGAGAAATTTGGGAGAGACCATTACGGTAGGAGAAGGCGACGAAGTGATGCGCCGGATTCCCGCGACAAAAGGGACGCCCGGTTATACGGTTCAAGGGACGATGATTCCGGCAAAACCCGGGAATGATTCTCCCATGAAAGAAGGGAAAGGAACCACTTTTTCTGCGAAAGACCCTAATATTTTAGTCTCGACGATTTCCGGAATGCCGTTGATCAAGGAACGAAGTATCGATGTTGATAATGCATTATGTATGCAAAACATCAATGTGGGGACGGGGCATGTTAAATTTAAAGGGGCCCTAATTGTTGCAGGTAATATTGAATCTGGAATGATTGTTCGTGCCACGGGATCTATCACCGTTGGCGGATTTATTGAATCTGCAGATGTTCAGGCCCAAGGCGATATTCAAGTCGGGAAAGGGATCATTGGTCATACGACTGCCGATGATGAAAAACGCACTTGCACGGTAAAGTCTGGTACGACAATTAAGGCCAATTATGCGCAGTATTCTGAAATTCAGGCCCATGATGATATTCATCTGACCGTGCATAGCATTAGTAACAATATTCGTTGTGGACAGGATCTGTATGTCATCGATGAAAAAGAGAAACAAGGAACATTAAGCGGTGGCATGGCTAAAGTCGGCGGTAAAGTCATCTGTGTCAACCTTGGGGTTGAAGGGGATACCGCAACACGTGTTGAAGCGTTTGGTCGCTATGCAAGTTACAGAGAGCGTCTGGAGCAATATAAAGAACAATACAAACAGACACAGGCTCAAACGATGGACATTGTTCGTCGGGAATTAGAATTTAATAAGAAACCGAAAGAACAGCGAACAGAAGAAGGGCGTGCAGAGATTGAGCGTCTGAAACAAGAAACAAGTGAGCAGATGGTTAAGGAAAAAGAGATGCTCGCAGTCATGGAAGATGAATTTGAAGACATGCTGAGAGAGAATACGATTGAAGTCAAAAGTAAAGTGTTCAGCCATGTGATTATTCAATTCGGCGATGAGCGTATTGTGATCAAGCGAGCTCATGGCCCTAGTATTTTTAATTTCACCCAATACGAAATTAAATGTCGTTCTTTATTAGATGAAAATGATGTTGTCTCTGAAGTTTGA